The nucleotide sequence AGGATTTCGTGGATGATCTCGTGCGAAGACACCGAGGCACCAACCACAATAACACGCTGCCGAAGTTAGCTCTCTGGTGGGTTTCCCTTTTGTAGTGCACTCACCTTTCCTGTGTACTTGGGTCCTTCCCTGAAATGTTTACTGTGCTGAACAACCCCGGGGAACCTCTTGTCAAACTCGATGAGTCCGTCAACCTCTGGCAGCCAAGGAATATTGTAGTGACCCGATGCAACGACGAGGGCATCAAAGGTCTCACGCCACCAATAATTTCTACCATTGACGACTTTGCGAAGAGTCAATACCCACTCGCCATTCTCCTTGATAGCACGCTCAACTGTCGTGTCCAGCTCAAGCAGCTTCTCATGGCCGCCTCGAGAGAAGATGCCCTCTACCCACTCACGGATCGTCGTGTGGTGACGGAAAGGAGCTTGGGGTCCATACTCGTCCAGACTGCGCTGAGAGAGCTTGTCAGGGAATGGCTCTTGGGTGAAACTCATGATGGCCGGCGTGATGTTGCTGTGAAGATTCTCGTGAATGGCCGTGTCTGAGAAGCGGTACTGATGACTATTGACAGCCTCGGAGACAGGTGTGACGGCTGGGAGATTCTCTGGAATTGGCACAGCAGTGTCAGCTTCCCCGGCAACCAGCTTTTCTAGGGAGGGGATCCCGGCTGGCAGATGAGGTGTGTGAATCCTAGACAGGCGTGTAAGCGTCCAATGCGCGTCTGTAGAGCAGTAGAAGCTCACCATGTTCCACCGACACCAGCTCGGCGGTCAAAGACACGAATCGTATCAAAAGCTccctccttgaccaaggCATCAGTGGCAATGGCACCAGCGGGACCAGCGCCAATGACGGCGACGCGACGAATCTGAGTAGGCATATCTAGAGTCTCGACAACGCATTTGTCAGTCCCCAAAGTGATCAAGCGTAATAGAGAAGACAAGATTCCGTGAGACATGTTGAGGGACAAATGTCGTCTTAAGAAATGGCGGGCTCGGTTCAATTGGCTCCGAAACCGGGCTAACTTGATTACGCCAGATGTCTCACGATGGCGTTTATGCATGTTGAAGCACGTAACACCAGAAAGATATGTACGTGATTCTGATAACTTCCAATGAATGGGTAGGACTAGATATGAGGCCCACCATAGTTTGATAGTAGGCGAGAGCGCGCGGGGAGGTGCTGGGGTGAGATATATTGTTCCGACTCAGGAGTGGTAGAGATTGTCCGTGATTTCTGACAAATGCAGGTGGACATAAATACCCATCGCCAATTATACATTGAGCAGCTTTGATAAGACCTTGTGCGCATTGAATCCACGCTCAGTGCCGCGACATCGCTTCTCAAGGCAGTCGCGTTGTGAGCTAGCTCAGAACTGTCGCTGGTGCTGTGATGGCATAAGGCAATCCAGGACTCAACAAGATTGGTTAAATAATAATTCTATTATATGTAATTTATTAGGAGCATCGTTCAGCTAAAGAAATGCCTTACTCCCATAGGTAAACTAGCTCACATAAGTTGGCGAGGGCTCAACTCCAGGGTCACAGTCGTAGAGCATGGTTTTCTTCCAGTGTATATTTGCACTGGCTCACTAACAATAAAAACAGCCCAAGCTAATCATCATTTCTGCATCAACTGATGTAACACCTCAAAAGAAATCGCTGGTTCCCTCCTAGAGTGATCGGGCTCCTCTTTCACCAATCTTCACTTGTCAACCACTAGAAAACTCGCTACTAGTTGGGTCAAACCCACTGCACTGGGATAAAGAGATAAATATTGATGCATCCACGACTGCAAGGTCAAGTGCCGATTCCGCTGGTCTTTGTGGCCCGAAGTTAGAGAGCAGAGGCTCATCTACATGAAGTAATGGTGGGTGAAACGCTATAATTGAAGTTCGATGCCAGTGATTACAGTGAGCTATAGACCGTTTAAAAGACCTGATATCTATAGAAAATGCCCAGGTGGCCTTGGAATATGAACTTCCACCCTTTGTTGGCAAGGACAGCTTCCCAAAGAATAAAGACAAGCTCATCTGACTTAAGCCAGGAACGTCAACAGACAGCTCGACAACGATACTAATATTTCTAATTGCCAAAATAGAAACAATGCTTGCTCGGTCTAAGACACGGTCTAAGAGTTGCATAATGCTTGTGGCATAGGCTCCAATGACCCTGAGCTCATTGTCATCCGCCAAGCAAGCGCCCTCGAATACGAGATTGAGAGCCTCAGAAGGCTAACACCGCCACTGTCAGTTAGGCAGGGAATGCCGTGATAACCGACATCCTATTCGTATCCCGATGAGGTGACCACAACAGTCATCATCAGAATGACGATGATTGCCGGTACCGAGACACATTGCTTGCGTGGCAGCTGGCCCCTCAGGGGTTGGTCTACCAGACCCAGAGCTGGGAAGAGCCAGGTAGACGTGGCCAGTTTCCAATCACAAGGGCTTCTATTCTTTGCCAGATGTACACTATCTATGCCCCCAGAAGACACATGCTCTCAAGACTCAGCACCAATGGAAACTCTCATTATGCAGTCAAAAGATAAGGCCGCTCATCACGGATCTACTCATGTCATACCATATCAAGGTTAAGACTGATTGGCCAAAGCTTTAGTTACGATGAGCATCGCACCCTCTGATTGACTTTTTCACAAATCTCGATTTAGTCTTTGCATGATCTCATTTTTACGCTCTTGGCTTTTGGCGTGAGGAGATTCTGGTCCGACTTTCCGAAGATGGAGCAGTGCCCAATGTGGACCATGCCGATCTGCTCATCATCGAAACGGGCCCAGCCGGCCTTATTGCCGTTAGCTGATGGGGTTCTACTCCGCATTGAGTCATGGGCATGGGGTTGGAGGTGTGTTTCGAGGGATCACTTGGCTTGCATTGGGGTCTGGTGTGAGGGCTTGCTTGGCATTGTCAAGGTGTCACTCAGGGGTCAGACAGTTCGGTCATAATCTGTATCAATTTCTTCTAGAACAGTCGCAATACTAAGCAAGGATCATTATGAACTCGATGTTCTCAAAACAATGCTATGAAATTTCACTTTTTCCTCCAATCACCACCCCTTAAACGGCGATGGGCTGCTTCTGATTCCTGCAGCAGTCGACAGCCGAGCAGAACTGGACATCGTTCTCCACATTGGGGTTCGCAGCGGTCTGGGGGATGGACTGCCGAGCGGGCCAGATCTCCTGGTCCGCCGAGATCTCCTTCTTGTGGTGCTCCTGCAGGGCCTCGCGGACCTTCTGCTGGAAGAACAGGGGTCCCTGCTCCATCTCGGGGTGCATCTCGCCGTTGACAAAGACGCCAGCATTGACGTTGCGCTGGGCGTTGGCGCAGAGGTACTTGTCCTCGGACATGATGCGCTTGTACATGTCGCTGATGACGGTGAAGTCCTCGTCGCTGGAGTTCTTGTTGCGGAACACCTCGTACCTCATGATGGACTTGCTGGGGCTCTTGGGCACAAAGCGCTGGATCATGAAGAAGTGAGGACTGGCCATGGTTAGCTTGGCTCGGGTGTAGATATAGTGATGAGACTTACGAGACGTTGGTGGAAGCATTAGGGAAGTAGTAGGTAGCAGCAACTCGGAATCCCCTCTTGATCTGGTCTTCTGTAGGGCTGCCAAAGTGCTGGATGTACGCCTTCTTGGTCTCAACATAGTACGAGTTGAGGTCGGCGATGGAGGGGATGTCAGGGTGGGCAACCTTGCAGTGGTAGCACTCGTTGTAGTTGTCGGCAAGGATCTTCCAGTTGTAGTcgccctccatctcccagGTGTGGTCAAAGGCGTAGTCCTCAAAGTTGTAGAAGGAGAAGCGCTCATGAGCATCGATgttgtcaaagtcgtcgcTCCAGGCGATCTCAGGCTTCTCCTTGCCATCCATGTTGACCCAGATGAAGCCTCGAACATCAACGTGGACGTGGATGGGAAGCAGACcgttcttggacttgtcaaAGCCCTCGAGGTCTTGGTAGCCGGGAGCCTTGGCGAGCTTGCCATTGAGGCCGTAGGACCAGCCGTGATACTTGCAAGCAAAGAAGCTGGCGTTGCCCTGGTCACCCTTCTCAGGGGGGAGGACAGGGAAGGCACGGTGGCGGCAGATGTTGTGGAAGGCGTTGATGTTGCCGTCACGGTCCTTGCAGATGATGAACTCGAAGTTGGCCACCTCGTACTTTAGCCAGTCTCCGTTGTTGGGGAGTCTAGCCTTGTGGGTGGTGAGAAGCCACTTTCTAGAGAAGATGGCCCGCTTTTCAAGATCGTACATCTCCTGGGAGGTGTACCATGAGGCTGGGAGGGCTCGGATGGCGCTCTTGGTGTCAGGGGCAGGGGCGGGGGCGCCTCCACGGCCAAAGTAGCTTTTCAAGAATGACTGAGCCATTgtgatgtgtgtgtgtgtgtgaaagagatggaaagaggaagaagagtggGAGTGAGAGGAGTGATTAGTGTCCGAGATAAGACAGGATATTAAAGTAGGTCTTATAGATAAgagttggtggtggaggaagCTGTGCTTATGAagctggtgttgaagatgttgatAAAACCACTTTGAGTTTGGAGCTGGTTGTCTTCTAAATAGTTGTCCGCCTCTCCCATCTCGGACACCCAAGAATAGACCGTGGCATGCACTATCCCCCCATCTCTTGCCACCTGATACCCATTGCCATGACAGATGGAGTTGCTGATTGGAATGAGGTGGCCCTCGACCGCGGTGAGTTGGCCCGATCACCTGACCGGGCCGTCTATCTCTGGGCGCCGGACTAGCATATCTCACCCCCTACAAACAAGGCCAAATCCGCCCTTGATACACCCTCCTCCATGGGCATGGACCCAATCTCTCATCGATGACGGTCTCTGGGGCCGTTGATTTGACCCCGGCGCCACTGCCAGCCGCACGCACACGGGGAAGAAAAACAGATTGTCCCCCACGTCTAGATCACATCGAAGGGTCGACCCCGGACCTGCAGAACTGTCTATACCAGGAACAGGCATCTCAAGGCTTGTCCTGCAGTCTCGATCACGAACTTGTGAAGCACCGGCAGTTGTTTGGAAGCGAAGGAACACGGGTGAGTGAAAATTCGGCTGGAACTGCTCTTCTTAGGATTTTCGTGTGAATACCGCCGGCAGGGTGTGCACAAATCGCGTCCACCTGATCGGTAATAAGAACGCTGTGAGGGCTGTACGACTGGGGGAGAACCGACAGCCGGCGCTGTGACCGCCCTTTGTTTGGGTCGTACGGGGACACGATTTCGTAACAGCTTTCAAAATGCTGCGCACCGCGGCCTCAGATCGAGGGAGACGCGCGGCGAGGCCGAAGGAGACGGCATCATCGGTAAGGATTTGCTTTATCGCCGCGGGGATGAGTTTTTGCCGTGATTTACAAGGTCTCAACTAATACGGGAGTGACGGCGAGCAGATTCTTGAGGGTTCATCTGTAAGTGTCTGACCGTGAGCGGAGATTTTGAGTCCGTCGCTCACCAGTCCGCAACTTGCAATTGACCGCAGGCGATGCAGATGCTTGACTTTCATTAGTTTCCGAGTAGAGAGCGTGAGAAACCCATTTTCTGGTCATTTCACCAGCAGACAGCTCTTGTCGGGGGTTTGCTGGCAGTTGTGAGTGAGACGAGCAAAATGAGTGTCACACGTTGCGAGACCAAAATGAGTAGCATCCAAGCTCTGATACAGGAGCTACCATGCA is from Fusarium keratoplasticum isolate Fu6.1 chromosome 11, whole genome shotgun sequence and encodes:
- a CDS encoding oxygenase subunit alpha, yielding MAQSFLKSYFGRGGAPAPAPDTKSAIRALPASWYTSQEMYDLEKRAIFSRKWLLTTHKARLPNNGDWLKYEVANFEFIICKDRDGNINAFHNICRHRAFPVLPPEKGDQGNASFFACKYHGWSYGLNGKLAKAPGYQDLEGFDKSKNGLLPIHVHVDVRGFIWVNMDGKEKPEIAWSDDFDNIDAHERFSFYNFEDYAFDHTWEMEGDYNWKILADNYNECYHCKVAHPDIPSIADLNSYYVETKKAYIQHFGSPTEDQIKRGFRVAATYYFPNASTNVSPHFFMIQRFVPKSPSKSIMRYEVFRNKNSSDEDFTVISDMYKRIMSEDKYLCANAQRNVNAGVFVNGEMHPEMEQGPLFFQQKVREALQEHHKKEISADQEIWPARQSIPQTAANPNVENDVQFCSAVDCCRNQKQPIAV